Proteins found in one Roseovarius pelagicus genomic segment:
- a CDS encoding DMT family transporter — MTPPPAAVIRPINWLKLAILGVIWGASFMFISVALTGIGPLLLVATRISLGAVFVLILAYARGVGLPRTSGAGAGTIWICAALMGLFSNSVPFFFLSWGQQHVASGFAGVCMAVVPLFVLPLAHVFVPGEQMSLRRTIGFLIGTVGVMVLIGPAAFAATGADLEALARIACVGAASCYAIGTIITRLCPAVDMLSLSAAALSIAALTFTPYALWMEDIPQDMPGMTVLALLYLGIFPTGIAQLLLVQVIRDAGPVFMSLVNYQVPVWSVVFGIVFLGEALPAGLLWALILILSGVALSQAGALRRLFAGRNGRG, encoded by the coding sequence ATGACGCCACCACCAGCCGCCGTGATCCGGCCAATCAACTGGCTCAAGCTCGCCATTCTGGGGGTGATCTGGGGCGCATCCTTTATGTTCATCAGCGTGGCACTCACGGGGATTGGTCCGCTGCTGTTGGTTGCGACACGTATTTCACTGGGGGCGGTGTTCGTGCTTATCCTTGCCTATGCCCGTGGGGTTGGATTGCCGCGTACCAGCGGTGCAGGGGCAGGCACAATCTGGATATGTGCGGCCCTCATGGGGCTTTTTTCCAACTCGGTGCCGTTCTTCTTTCTCAGCTGGGGCCAGCAACACGTTGCGTCGGGTTTTGCGGGGGTCTGCATGGCGGTTGTGCCACTGTTCGTTCTTCCGCTTGCGCATGTCTTCGTCCCCGGAGAGCAGATGAGTCTGCGCCGCACCATTGGTTTTCTTATTGGCACAGTGGGCGTGATGGTGCTGATTGGTCCCGCCGCCTTTGCCGCGACAGGTGCGGACCTCGAGGCGCTCGCCCGGATTGCCTGTGTGGGTGCTGCAAGTTGCTATGCGATCGGAACGATCATCACCCGGCTCTGTCCGGCGGTGGACATGCTGTCGCTGTCGGCTGCAGCTCTCAGCATCGCGGCGCTGACATTCACGCCCTATGCGCTGTGGATGGAGGATATTCCGCAGGACATGCCGGGTATGACGGTGCTGGCATTGCTCTATCTCGGTATTTTTCCGACCGGCATTGCCCAGCTGTTGCTGGTACAGGTAATCCGCGACGCGGGCCCGGTTTTTATGAGCTTGGTGAACTATCAGGTGCCGGTCTGGTCGGTGGTTTTCGGGATCGTATTTCTGGGAGAGGCCCTGCCGGCTGGCCTACTTTGGGCGCTAATCCTGATCTTGTCGGGCGTGGCGCTTAGTCAGGCCGGGGCGCTGCGGCGTCTCTTCGCCGGTCGAAACGGGCGCGGCTGA
- the folP gene encoding dihydropteroate synthase: protein MYYRPIPRTDHVRTTGALTLAGGWTWFDTVEETQRGGTSRLIAAAELPDDLRQRLTSPRAPIATLDFATPKLMGILNVTPDSFSDGGAHNTFADAVNRARAMVAEGAHIIDVGGESTRPGAADVTEAEEIARTAPVIAAMRAAMDVPISIDTRKTAVAQAATDAGATLVNDVAGFRFDPALAPFCVASRLPVCVMHAQGDPATMQKNPRYDHVALDVYDFLAERVSALTALGIPRAQIIVDPGIGFGKTQAHNLTLMQNLSLFHGLGCPILLGASRKRFIGDIGGTPEAGARMPGSVAVALAGIAQGVQVLRVHDVDATRAALALWRAVTGSGG from the coding sequence ATGTATTATCGGCCAATTCCGCGTACCGATCATGTACGGACCACAGGCGCACTGACGCTGGCGGGAGGCTGGACGTGGTTCGACACCGTCGAGGAAACTCAGCGCGGCGGTACCTCGCGGCTGATCGCTGCTGCGGAACTGCCCGATGACCTACGCCAGCGCCTGACGTCACCCCGCGCGCCGATCGCAACGCTCGACTTTGCCACGCCAAAGTTGATGGGCATTCTGAACGTCACGCCGGACAGCTTCTCCGATGGTGGCGCGCATAACACATTCGCAGACGCAGTGAATCGCGCCCGAGCAATGGTTGCCGAAGGGGCGCACATTATCGACGTTGGTGGCGAGTCCACGCGCCCAGGTGCAGCAGACGTGACCGAGGCCGAGGAAATCGCCCGCACAGCGCCGGTGATCGCTGCAATGCGTGCTGCGATGGATGTGCCAATCTCCATCGACACGCGAAAGACAGCCGTTGCGCAGGCAGCAACTGACGCAGGGGCGACGTTGGTAAACGACGTGGCTGGATTCCGTTTTGACCCTGCGCTTGCGCCTTTTTGCGTCGCATCCCGCCTGCCCGTCTGTGTGATGCACGCGCAGGGTGATCCCGCGACGATGCAAAAAAACCCGCGCTACGATCATGTCGCGCTGGATGTTTATGACTTTCTGGCCGAGCGTGTCTCGGCGCTCACTGCACTTGGCATTCCGCGTGCACAGATCATCGTCGATCCCGGTATCGGGTTTGGCAAAACGCAGGCACATAACTTGACCCTGATGCAGAATCTCAGCCTCTTTCACGGGCTGGGTTGTCCGATCCTGCTGGGCGCATCGCGCAAACGGTTCATCGGCGATATCGGTGGCACACCAGAGGCGGGCGCACGTATGCCCGGATCAGTGGCCGTGGCATTGGCCGGCATTGCCCAAGGCGTACAAGTGTTGCGAGTGCACGACGTCGACGCGACCCGTGCCGCCTTGGCCTTGTGGCGCGCGGTCACAGGCAGCGGGGGCTAG
- a CDS encoding dihydroneopterin aldolase: MTTEIQLAFAHPEARADATAPDGPLDRISLRDHIVEVEIGAFQAERGNTQRICFNVVVEVRPITAPLDDDVDRILSYDRVTEAIATELADERLNLLETLAERIAERILQEPQAVRTFVRIEKLDRGPGALGVEIVRSVDDHETKPVAAHAGMRPHPHVVYLANAAIASSNLRCWLDQLEQRAEPIVLCVGCADLDTPQTGHRMTQRRVDLLAIEQNAWVLSGCDDRCVVVETKTELDWAMKNGQISVWAPAKIVLDAVDAPGVGPDDPVALAAWFAGQLNASDLLVIGEVKPKTSTAVPVLVQDIAQPDL, translated from the coding sequence ATGACCACGGAAATTCAACTGGCGTTTGCGCACCCTGAAGCACGGGCAGACGCCACCGCACCTGATGGTCCGCTAGACCGTATTTCGCTGCGTGATCATATCGTCGAAGTAGAGATCGGAGCGTTTCAGGCTGAACGCGGCAATACGCAACGCATTTGCTTTAACGTTGTGGTCGAAGTGCGGCCCATCACCGCCCCGCTGGATGACGATGTTGATCGTATTCTGAGCTACGATCGCGTGACCGAGGCCATCGCCACCGAATTGGCCGATGAGCGTCTGAACCTGTTGGAAACGCTCGCAGAACGCATTGCAGAACGCATCCTGCAAGAACCACAGGCAGTGCGCACCTTTGTGCGGATCGAGAAACTGGATCGCGGGCCCGGCGCTCTGGGGGTCGAGATCGTGCGCTCTGTCGATGACCACGAAACCAAGCCCGTTGCTGCGCACGCCGGAATGCGTCCGCATCCGCATGTAGTCTACCTCGCTAATGCTGCCATCGCCTCATCAAACCTGCGATGCTGGCTCGATCAACTTGAACAGCGGGCAGAGCCGATCGTGCTTTGCGTTGGGTGTGCAGATCTGGACACGCCCCAAACCGGGCACCGCATGACTCAGCGCCGGGTCGATCTTCTGGCCATTGAACAGAATGCTTGGGTTCTGTCGGGCTGTGATGATCGCTGCGTGGTGGTAGAAACCAAAACCGAGCTGGACTGGGCAATGAAGAACGGCCAGATCAGCGTTTGGGCCCCCGCAAAGATCGTGCTCGACGCCGTCGACGCCCCCGGCGTCGGCCCAGATGATCCGGTGGCGTTGGCTGCATGGTTCGCCGGGCAGCTGAATGCATCGGATCTGTTGGTCATCGGCGAGGTAAAGCCCAAAACCTCGACAGCCGTGCCTGTATTGGTGCAGGATATCGCGCAGCCTGACCTATGA
- a CDS encoding putative PEP-binding protein — translation MQQADSNITLITSDAPIAGHTHGGRAKCLQRLVRLDLPVPRTVALSFDTVHRIAAGNMPDMNALIGQLGDSALLCVRPSSEDPDWGGPRAILNIGMTDAARDALAPRIGAKAAAKLYLRFVQSYAIHVARLDADTLDDVSDDPEEGLAEALAAYEDETEEQFPQDPAVQLAEVLRSMARAWEGTTARLLRQAKGAPADAGLGLVVQEMVIGLGRGECGSGVLQLVNSQTGQRQMTGRYLSQSQGRDALSTGADALYLERDPRGPSLEELAPEAFAQLKDHTALMRTKLREEMQAEFTIDNGKLYLLDGVRVARNARAAVSIAVALAEDGIIPREEALMRIEPRALNELLHRQVDPDAPRDLLASGIAASPGAATGHIVFTATAAQAAAARGEACVLVRRETSSEDIRGMHAAVAVLTERGGMTSHAAVIGRGIGLPCVVGASKLRFQMGKRKLIAPDGRVLSEGDDVTIDGTNGQVLFGKAHLLDAGIDDSFRVLMDWADDVRDLAVRANADTPADALVARNFKAQGIGLCRTEHMFFDEARMTVMREMIFANSSADRAAALDLLLPMQRADFAELFRIMQGQPVCIRLFDPPLHEFLPSDRAGHRELAEALDLPLSVVTRRVEALSEYNPMLGMRGVRLGITVPEIYDMQTRAIFEAMLDARGEGDPIVPEIMIPLVSASREVELVKTRIDAIANAVRSETGQDFTYRLGVMVETPRAALRAADIAPQVSFLSFGTNDLTQMTYGLSRDDAGRFMSEYVQQGVYPEDPFHSLDIDGVGELLRIGAERGRGARTDLVLSICGEHGGNPESIAFCRAAGFDYVSCSPFRVPVARLAAAQLAVRDKIG, via the coding sequence GTGCAGCAAGCAGACTCGAATATCACGCTGATCACCTCAGATGCCCCAATTGCGGGCCACACCCACGGCGGCCGGGCAAAATGCCTGCAACGTCTTGTGCGGCTTGATCTGCCGGTGCCGCGCACCGTCGCGTTGTCATTCGACACGGTCCACCGCATCGCCGCCGGTAACATGCCGGACATGAATGCGCTGATTGGCCAGCTAGGTGACAGCGCCTTGCTCTGCGTGCGCCCTTCCTCGGAAGACCCCGATTGGGGTGGGCCGCGTGCAATCCTCAATATTGGCATGACCGATGCCGCCCGCGACGCGCTCGCCCCGCGGATCGGGGCCAAGGCCGCCGCCAAGCTATATTTGCGCTTCGTGCAATCCTACGCGATCCACGTGGCCCGACTGGATGCCGATACGCTCGACGATGTATCAGACGATCCAGAGGAAGGGCTGGCAGAGGCACTCGCGGCCTATGAGGACGAAACCGAAGAACAATTCCCCCAAGACCCCGCCGTGCAATTGGCCGAGGTCCTGCGGTCCATGGCCCGCGCGTGGGAAGGCACGACAGCGCGTCTGCTGCGTCAGGCCAAGGGCGCGCCTGCCGATGCCGGGCTGGGTCTGGTGGTACAGGAGATGGTTATCGGGTTGGGACGAGGTGAATGTGGATCCGGCGTGCTGCAACTGGTGAACAGTCAGACCGGCCAGCGTCAGATGACCGGCCGCTATCTGAGCCAGAGTCAGGGCCGCGACGCGCTAAGCACAGGGGCCGATGCGCTATATCTGGAACGGGACCCGCGTGGGCCGTCGCTGGAAGAACTGGCACCAGAAGCGTTTGCCCAACTCAAGGATCACACCGCATTGATGCGCACCAAGTTGCGCGAGGAAATGCAGGCTGAATTCACCATTGATAATGGCAAACTTTATCTGCTCGACGGGGTGCGTGTCGCCCGTAACGCCCGCGCGGCCGTCAGCATCGCCGTGGCGTTGGCCGAGGACGGCATTATCCCTCGTGAAGAGGCGCTGATGCGGATTGAACCGCGCGCGTTGAACGAATTGCTGCACCGGCAGGTCGACCCCGACGCGCCGCGTGATCTGTTGGCCAGCGGTATCGCCGCCAGCCCCGGTGCCGCCACCGGGCATATTGTCTTTACCGCGACGGCTGCACAGGCCGCCGCCGCCCGTGGCGAGGCGTGCGTGCTGGTCCGGCGCGAAACCAGCAGCGAGGATATCCGAGGTATGCACGCCGCGGTTGCCGTCCTGACGGAACGTGGCGGCATGACCAGCCACGCGGCCGTCATCGGGCGCGGCATTGGCCTGCCTTGCGTCGTGGGCGCGTCCAAGCTGCGGTTTCAGATGGGCAAGCGAAAGCTGATCGCGCCAGATGGCCGAGTGCTGAGCGAAGGCGATGACGTCACCATCGACGGCACGAACGGACAGGTCCTGTTCGGCAAGGCACATCTGTTGGACGCGGGCATCGACGACAGCTTTCGGGTACTCATGGATTGGGCCGACGATGTGCGTGATCTGGCGGTACGTGCCAACGCCGACACGCCTGCGGATGCGTTGGTCGCCCGCAATTTCAAGGCGCAGGGGATCGGCCTGTGCCGGACCGAACATATGTTCTTTGACGAGGCACGCATGACGGTCATGCGCGAAATGATCTTTGCCAACTCCAGCGCCGATCGCGCCGCGGCGCTGGATCTGCTGTTGCCGATGCAGCGCGCCGACTTTGCCGAACTATTCCGCATCATGCAGGGGCAACCCGTCTGCATTCGTCTGTTCGACCCGCCCTTGCATGAATTCCTGCCCTCGGATCGGGCCGGGCACCGGGAACTGGCCGAGGCGCTGGACCTACCGTTGTCGGTCGTCACGCGCCGGGTCGAGGCGCTGAGCGAATACAACCCGATGCTTGGAATGCGCGGCGTGCGTCTGGGCATCACCGTCCCCGAGATTTACGACATGCAGACGCGCGCGATTTTCGAGGCGATGTTGGATGCCCGCGGCGAGGGTGACCCCATCGTGCCCGAGATCATGATCCCTCTCGTGTCTGCCAGCCGCGAGGTTGAATTGGTCAAAACGCGCATTGACGCGATCGCCAACGCCGTTCGCAGCGAAACCGGTCAGGATTTCACTTATCGTCTCGGCGTGATGGTCGAAACGCCGCGCGCCGCGTTACGCGCGGCCGACATCGCGCCACAGGTATCATTCCTCAGCTTCGGCACCAACGACCTGACGCAAATGACCTACGGACTCAGCCGCGACGACGCGGGCAGGTTCATGTCCGAATATGTTCAGCAAGGGGTCTACCCCGAGGACCCCTTCCACTCGCTCGACATTGATGGGGTGGGCGAACTGCTGCGAATCGGGGCCGAGCGTGGGCGCGGGGCCCGCACGGATCTGGTGCTGTCGATCTGCGGTGAGCACGGCGGAAACCCCGAATCGATTGCCTTCTGTCGGGCAGCGGGATTCGACTATGTATCGTGTTCTCCCTTCCGTGTTCCGGTGGCGCGACTAGCTGCCGCACAGCTCGCAGTACGGGACAAGATCGGGTAG
- the glyS gene encoding glycine--tRNA ligase subunit beta — protein MPDLLIELFSEEIPARMQSRAADDLRARVTDGLVEAGLTYAGAAAFSTPRRLTLTVQGLLAASPTTHEERKGPRTDAPDKAIEGFLRGAGVARDALEVRDEKKGQVYFARITKPGRPAEVIVAEVLEGVIRNFPWPKSMRWGAGSLRWVRPLHSILCILTDDAGETSVVPMDVDGIPTGNTTQGHRFMAPGTIKVSSFDQYQSALKAHHVILDPTERAEAIWQDATNQAFAAGLEVVDDRGLLAEVAGLVEWPVVLMGEIGADFLDLPPEVLQTSMKEHQKFFSVRNPRTNRIERFITVANRETADNGATILAGNQKVLSARLADAKFFWENDLRIAEAGGQKWLDALSNVTFHNKLGSQAERINRIAALAREVAPAVGADPDLAEQAARWAKADLSSEMVYEFPELQGLMGLYYAEAAGMPVEVAAAAEEHYSPLGPSDDVPTAPVSVAVALADKLDLLTGFWAIDEKPTGSKDPFALRRAALGVIRLVVENERKIELSAILQQAYIKVLASQDFTHLQVLNDYRTGMGPEHKGALAATESLLGQAAILGFAEEPNAVRDALEKLLEEFKKSENWAGVDDVVDHLFDRLLQRVRSFQFLYVDAPEWGYSEADDAERLKMLSEIQPSFDRMVADLLAFFHDRLKVYLKDQGIRHDVIDACVAMPGNDDLALLVKRATALSNFLKTDDGENLLQGFKRANNILTQAEEKDGVEYSYGADVKFAETDEERALFAALDTQGPVITDALASEDFAAAMSAMATLRTPIDAFFEAVQVNTDNSVVRRNRLNLLSRIRNTCLDAADLTRIEG, from the coding sequence ATGCCTGATCTGCTGATCGAACTGTTTTCCGAAGAAATTCCCGCGCGCATGCAATCACGCGCGGCAGACGACCTGCGCGCACGGGTGACGGACGGGCTGGTTGAGGCCGGGCTGACTTACGCGGGGGCTGCTGCGTTTTCTACGCCCCGCCGTCTGACCTTGACCGTGCAGGGCCTGCTGGCGGCGTCGCCCACCACCCATGAAGAACGCAAAGGCCCGCGGACCGATGCACCGGACAAGGCTATCGAGGGCTTTTTGCGCGGGGCCGGTGTCGCCCGCGACGCACTAGAGGTTCGGGACGAGAAAAAGGGCCAAGTATACTTTGCGCGCATTACCAAACCCGGTCGCCCGGCCGAGGTGATCGTGGCCGAAGTTCTGGAAGGTGTCATTCGCAACTTTCCGTGGCCCAAATCCATGCGCTGGGGGGCTGGCAGCCTGCGTTGGGTGCGTCCGTTGCATTCGATCCTGTGCATCCTGACCGACGACGCGGGCGAGACATCCGTCGTACCGATGGACGTGGACGGGATCCCGACCGGCAACACAACCCAAGGTCATCGTTTCATGGCTCCCGGCACGATCAAAGTGTCCTCGTTCGACCAGTACCAAAGCGCGTTGAAGGCGCATCACGTCATCCTAGACCCCACCGAGCGGGCCGAAGCGATATGGCAGGACGCCACCAATCAGGCATTTGCCGCCGGGCTGGAAGTGGTCGATGATCGCGGATTGCTGGCCGAGGTAGCCGGACTGGTGGAATGGCCCGTTGTGCTGATGGGCGAGATTGGCGCAGATTTTCTAGACCTGCCGCCCGAGGTGCTGCAAACCTCGATGAAAGAGCACCAGAAGTTCTTTTCCGTACGGAACCCCCGTACGAACCGCATTGAACGGTTTATCACTGTCGCCAACCGCGAGACCGCCGATAACGGCGCGACCATTTTGGCTGGCAATCAAAAGGTGCTGTCGGCACGTCTGGCAGATGCCAAATTCTTCTGGGAGAATGACCTGCGCATTGCCGAGGCTGGTGGTCAGAAATGGCTCGATGCTCTCAGCAACGTCACCTTCCATAACAAACTCGGCTCACAGGCCGAACGGATCAACCGTATCGCCGCACTAGCCCGCGAGGTCGCCCCCGCCGTGGGGGCCGACCCCGATCTGGCCGAACAGGCCGCCCGCTGGGCCAAGGCCGATCTGTCATCCGAAATGGTCTATGAATTCCCAGAATTACAGGGGCTTATGGGCCTCTACTACGCCGAGGCGGCAGGCATGCCCGTCGAAGTCGCCGCCGCCGCAGAGGAGCATTACTCGCCGCTGGGGCCAAGCGATGATGTGCCCACCGCGCCGGTCTCCGTCGCCGTGGCGCTGGCGGATAAGCTGGACCTGCTGACCGGGTTCTGGGCGATTGATGAGAAACCGACTGGTAGCAAGGACCCGTTTGCGTTGAGGCGTGCGGCGTTGGGAGTTATTCGGTTGGTGGTAGAGAATGAGCGAAAGATCGAGTTATCCGCGATATTGCAGCAGGCGTATATAAAGGTTCTTGCGTCACAAGACTTTACGCATTTGCAAGTCTTGAATGATTATCGGACGGGTATGGGTCCTGAGCACAAAGGTGCGCTCGCCGCCACAGAGTCACTTTTGGGACAGGCCGCGATTCTAGGGTTTGCGGAGGAGCCAAATGCGGTACGTGATGCGCTAGAAAAGCTGCTCGAAGAATTCAAGAAATCTGAGAATTGGGCCGGAGTCGACGATGTTGTAGATCACTTGTTCGATCGCTTACTTCAAAGAGTTCGTAGCTTTCAGTTTTTGTATGTTGACGCGCCCGAATGGGGTTACTCGGAAGCTGACGACGCCGAGCGTTTGAAGATGTTGTCAGAAATCCAGCCATCCTTCGACCGCATGGTTGCTGACCTCCTTGCCTTCTTCCACGACCGCCTCAAAGTCTACCTGAAGGACCAAGGCATCCGCCATGACGTGATCGACGCCTGCGTGGCCATGCCCGGCAATGACGACCTCGCCCTGCTGGTCAAACGCGCCACCGCCCTCAGCAATTTCCTGAAAACCGACGATGGCGAAAACCTGTTGCAGGGCTTCAAACGCGCCAACAACATCCTGACCCAAGCCGAGGAAAAGGATGGCGTCGAATACTCTTACGGGGCCGACGTCAAATTTGCCGAGACGGACGAGGAACGCGCGCTGTTCGCCGCGCTGGACACCCAAGGCCCGGTCATCACCGATGCGCTGGCATCCGAGGATTTCGCCGCAGCCATGTCCGCAATGGCCACCCTTCGCACGCCGATTGATGCGTTTTTCGAGGCCGTGCAGGTCAACACCGACAACTCTGTTGTGCGCCGCAACCGTCTGAACCTGCTCAGCCGTATCCGCAACACCTGCCTCGACGCCGCAGACCTCACCCGCATCGAAGGGTAA
- a CDS encoding cell wall hydrolase: protein MFRTALIVLLAWVSMAAADTPVKKLLGQERRALNAMSEAKLASYLKTPGGKFAYSRDWIDAQKPVKGNAEWRCLSEALYFEARGESVKGQFAVAEVILNRVDSPNYPNTICGVIKQGTGRKFQCQFTYTCDGHKEVIAEPRAFERVGKIAKIMTKADERPLTKGATHYHTRAVSPRWSRVFARTATIGVHHFYRQPQRVSLN, encoded by the coding sequence ATGTTTCGGACCGCATTAATCGTTCTGCTGGCATGGGTCAGCATGGCCGCTGCTGACACGCCGGTAAAGAAGCTTCTGGGACAAGAACGCCGCGCGCTTAACGCGATGTCAGAGGCCAAGCTGGCCAGTTATCTGAAAACGCCGGGCGGCAAATTTGCCTATTCCCGTGACTGGATCGACGCGCAAAAACCTGTAAAGGGCAATGCCGAATGGCGTTGTCTGTCTGAGGCGCTATACTTCGAGGCCCGCGGCGAGAGCGTCAAAGGCCAGTTCGCGGTTGCCGAGGTCATTTTAAACCGCGTTGATAGCCCCAACTATCCGAACACGATCTGCGGCGTGATCAAGCAGGGCACCGGGCGAAAATTCCAATGCCAGTTCACCTATACCTGCGATGGACACAAGGAAGTCATTGCCGAACCGCGCGCATTCGAGCGGGTGGGTAAGATCGCGAAAATTATGACCAAAGCTGACGAACGTCCGCTTACCAAAGGTGCTACGCACTATCATACCCGTGCCGTTAGCCCACGCTGGTCACGCGTCTTCGCGCGCACCGCGACCATCGGCGTGCACCATTTCTACCGCCAGCCACAGCGCGTGTCGCTTAACTAA
- a CDS encoding Lrp/AsnC family transcriptional regulator yields the protein MIELDTVDRRILRALVEDATQSASALGRTLGLSQPATWRRIKRLRQSGAIAGQRLELDHERLGFGVTVFLGVKLATKGRVSLDDFERAVSAIPEVQTVEHILGLYDYRLRVVARDIADFERVLRRRIMALPGVGDVEANVLLSEERRPGPIG from the coding sequence GTGATCGAATTGGACACGGTAGATCGACGCATCCTGCGCGCCTTGGTCGAGGATGCCACGCAAAGCGCCAGCGCATTGGGGCGGACGCTGGGTCTGTCACAGCCTGCGACATGGCGTCGAATCAAGCGGTTGCGCCAATCCGGCGCGATCGCCGGGCAGCGACTGGAACTCGATCACGAGCGTCTGGGATTTGGCGTAACCGTTTTTCTGGGCGTCAAACTGGCAACCAAAGGACGCGTCAGCCTCGATGATTTCGAGCGCGCCGTCTCGGCCATCCCCGAGGTGCAGACAGTGGAACATATCCTTGGCCTTTATGACTATCGTCTGCGCGTCGTCGCCCGCGACATCGCCGATTTTGAACGGGTGCTGCGGCGACGGATCATGGCACTTCCCGGCGTTGGTGATGTCGAAGCCAATGTATTACTGAGCGAAGAGCGGCGGCCCGGCCCGATTGGCTGA
- a CDS encoding Lrp/AsnC family transcriptional regulator — protein MLDDMDRRILRHYQHDPALGPAELAERAGVTAATCARRLERMQASGIIRGNRAVIDWRALGYEVEVSLRVTLDKTQARAFDEFMAAARDVSEVVELQSFLGRVDIRLSVIARDMGHYQQIYRQNILTLPHIADIEALMHVARIKSDEVLPL, from the coding sequence ATGCTCGACGATATGGACCGGCGCATATTGCGGCACTACCAGCACGACCCCGCACTTGGGCCTGCCGAACTGGCGGAACGCGCCGGTGTGACAGCGGCAACCTGTGCGCGGCGTCTTGAGCGGATGCAGGCGTCAGGGATCATCCGGGGCAACCGCGCGGTGATAGATTGGCGGGCATTGGGGTACGAGGTTGAGGTATCTCTGCGGGTCACGCTGGACAAGACGCAGGCGCGTGCCTTTGATGAGTTCATGGCGGCAGCACGCGATGTGTCGGAAGTTGTGGAATTGCAGAGCTTTTTAGGGCGGGTCGATATTCGTCTGTCGGTGATCGCACGGGATATGGGCCATTACCAACAGATCTACCGCCAAAACATCCTGACCCTGCCGCATATCGCCGATATCGAGGCGTTGATGCATGTGGCCCGGATAAAATCGGACGAGGTGCTGCCGCTGTGA
- the ilvC gene encoding ketol-acid reductoisomerase, which produces MRVYYDRDCDINLIKDKKVAILGYGSQGHAHALNLRDSGAKNLVVALRPGSPSTAKAEGEGLKVMEIAEAAAWADLIMFTMPDELQAETYKKYVHDNIREGAAIAFAHGLNVHFGLIEPKEGIDVIMMAPKGPGHTVRGEYQKGGGVPCLVAVDRDASGKALEIGLSYCSAIGGGRSGIIETNFREECETDLFGEQAVLCGGLVELIRMGFETLVEAGYAPEMAYFECLHEVKLIVDLIYEGGIANMNYSISNTAEYGEYVSGPRVLPYEQTKKEMKAILTDIQKGKFVRDFMQENAVGQPFFKGTRRMNDEHQIEEVGRKLREMMPWISAGKLVDQSKN; this is translated from the coding sequence ATGCGCGTTTATTATGATCGCGATTGCGACATCAACCTGATCAAAGACAAGAAAGTGGCCATCCTTGGCTATGGCAGCCAAGGCCACGCTCACGCGCTGAACCTGCGCGACAGCGGTGCGAAGAACCTCGTTGTGGCGCTGCGTCCCGGTTCGCCCTCGACGGCAAAGGCCGAAGGCGAAGGCCTGAAGGTCATGGAGATCGCAGAGGCCGCAGCATGGGCAGACCTGATCATGTTCACCATGCCCGATGAATTGCAGGCCGAAACCTACAAGAAGTACGTGCATGACAACATTCGCGAAGGCGCTGCCATTGCGTTCGCTCACGGTCTGAACGTCCACTTTGGCCTGATCGAGCCCAAAGAAGGTATCGACGTCATTATGATGGCGCCCAAAGGCCCCGGTCATACGGTGCGTGGTGAATACCAGAAGGGTGGCGGCGTGCCTTGCCTCGTCGCGGTAGATCGTGACGCCTCGGGTAAGGCGCTGGAAATCGGCCTCAGCTATTGCTCGGCCATCGGTGGCGGTCGTTCGGGCATCATCGAAACCAACTTTCGCGAAGAATGCGAAACCGATCTCTTTGGCGAACAGGCCGTGCTCTGCGGTGGTCTGGTCGAATTGATCCGCATGGGGTTCGAGACACTGGTCGAGGCGGGCTATGCCCCTGAAATGGCCTATTTCGAATGCCTGCACGAAGTGAAGCTGATCGTTGACCTGATTTATGAGGGCGGCATCGCGAACATGAACTATTCGATCTCGAACACAGCCGAGTATGGTGAATACGTCAGCGGCCCGCGGGTTCTGCCCTATGAGCAGACCAAGAAAGAGATGAAAGCGATCCTGACCGACATTCAGAAAGGCAAATTCGTGCGTGATTTCATGCAGGAAAATGCCGTTGGCCAGCCGTTCTTCAAAGGCACGCGTCGTATGAATGACGAGCACCAGATCGAGGAAGTCGGCCGCAAGCTGCGCGAAATGATGCCTTGGATCAGCGCAGGCAAACTGGTGGATCAGTCCAAGAACTGA